In Candidatus Binatia bacterium, the genomic window TGTCGCTCACGAGTCAGATCCTGTTCATGGCTTACGGGCTCACGCAGATCGTCTTCAGCGGCGCAGTGGCCGTGGTCGCCCGCCGAACGGGAGAGCAGAACCATAGCGAAGCCTACGGGTCTTCGGTTCACGCAATCGTGCTCGGTGCCCTCCTTGGGATCATCGTGAGCGTCGCCGGTTACTTCGCGGCGTCGCCCCTCATCTCCTTCTTCGAGATCGAGCAGTCCGTATCCAGCATCGCGATTCCGTACCTCGAGATTACCTTCACCGGCCACGTGTTCTTCTTCGTCTCCATGGCCGTCAGCGCGAGCTATCAAGGTACGGGAAATACGCGAACGCCGATGATCCTGAACGCTGTGGTCGTTGGGCTGAATGCGGTGATCGATCCAGTCTTGATTTTCCGCCCGGGTGAGCTCGTTCTCGGCGGTCTGGACATCGGGGTCGCAGGCCTCGGCGCGGTGGGCGCCGCCGTTGCCGACGTGATCGCAAGCGCCATCGGCTGCTTCGTCTTCCTCGCGCTCTACGCTTCCAAGTACGGACCGTTCCCTGGCGAGGTGCGCAGTCGAGTCACGGTGCGAGCCAGCGGCCTGTGGCAGATCGCTCGAATCGGCATACCCGCGAGTGTCACGATGCTGGCTCGACCTCTGTCGACCTTCTTCCTTTTGAAGGTAATCGCATCCTTCGGCACGACCGCGCTAGCGGGATTCGGGATCGCGGTGCGTGCGTTCTCGCTGAACTTCATCCCCTTCGCAGGCCTGCACGCATCCGTTGCCACGCTGGTCGGACAACGCCTCGGGGCGGGCAATCCGCAGCGCGCAAGACTCGTCGTCCGGCACGGCCTCGTGATTGCGGTCCTTCTATCCATCGGCCTCTGCGTGCTCTACACGGGGATCGCGGAGCCGCTCATCGCGATCTTCGATTCGGACCCGGCGGTCATCGCCGTCGGGGTCCCGTTCCTCATGATCATCGCCTTCGGCCAGCTCTTCATCGGCCCGACGATACCGCTCGGCGCCGCGATGAACGGGGCCGGAGACACCCGGCCACCGATGTTCGTCGCCCTCGCCGCAAATTGGCCGGTCAAACTCCCGCTGGCTTACGCGCTCGCCATCCCGTTCGGGCTCGGGACGTCCGGCGTGTGGATCGGAATGTTCGTCTCGATGATTCTCGAAGCGACCCTGCTGGCGCTCTGGTTTCGACGCGGCCGCTGGATGACCAAGGCCGTCTAACAGGCTCTCACCGAACGGCTTCGACGCCGGACGCGCCCGGCGTCGAAGCCGAGGGAGAGCTCGAGGCTACCGTGGCTCGCGAGCGTCGCGCGCTGTTCGTCGTCGAAATCGACGAGTGCGAGGAGATCTTCCTGGCTGCAGCGGGTACCCGGGACCTCTTCGAGGTCCCGCTCCATGCGCATCCTCGCGCCCGTCTCCAACGAAGCTCGCGCAGGAACCGCGGGAGGCGGCGGCGGCATGGCCTCGCTCCGCCGGAGATCCATCGTCGCGCCGTCTTCGATCTAGACGGCGAAGCTCACCTCGGCGTCCTGGGCGAAGAGGAGATTCAGGAGGGCGTCGACACCGGCGATGCCACATCTTGGCAGGAGTTGAGGAGGAGTTGCCAGTTCACTCCGCGCCCAGAACCTCGGCCATGCCCTGCTCGAGGCACTCCAGGAAACGATCGGGATCGGGGACGGCCGCTCGATCTGTGTTTACGGCGATCCCGAGGTCGCGACGATAGCTGAACAACGTCATGTTCACGGCAGCCCCCGAGAGCGGCCCAAAGCCGTAGATCTGCTCGACCTTCGCACCACAGACATAGACGTCGAACGGCGGCCCTGGCACGTTGCTCGTGACGAAATCGACACCCTTCATCATAAATCCGAAAAGCGAGGTCGTCACAGCGGTCGGAAAGCGATTCAGGAGCGAGGCGAGCTCGTCGACGATCGGAAGCGCAGGCTCGTCCCGCTGCTGGTGCACGAGGTCGCGGATCGCCTTCATCCGCTCGGCCGCGTCCTTGATCTGGAGGGGCACGAGGAATCGTACCGGCACGAATTGGTTCCCGGCTTTGGTCGCGGTCTCTTTGGTCCGCATGTTGATCGGCATGCTCATGCGAAGCGCGTCGGCAGAAACACCGTGCGCCTCGTGATAGAGACGCAGGCCGCCGGTCATCGCCGCGACGAACGCATCGTTCAGACGACCGCCGGCCCGGTTGGCAGCTTCCTTTGCGGGCCGGAACGGGACTCGCAACGTGTCGAAGCGCCAACGCGAGGAGCGCCCCTGCATGAGCGGGCTCGCCGGTGCGGAAACCGGCTGGAGCAACCGGCCGACCGAGCTGACCGCACCCGATAGATCCTTCGCCGCGGTCACGGGATCACGAGCGACCTCCGCGAGGCTCTCGCCGAGCGCGTTCCACGTGCGGCGGACGCGGTTGGTCTGCTTGCGGCGCTCGTAATCGAGCGCGTCGAGAAACCGTTCGGCTTGGGTCATGAGATGGACGGGCGGCGGCTCCGGCATCGGCTCGATGTCGCCCGACTCGGGTTCGCAGCCACGTTCGATCATGCTCGTCGTAATGCGAACGAGCCCCACGCCATCGGAGACCGCGTGGTGGAGCTTCATCAAGAGCGCGGCACGCCCTCCGGACAAGCCATCCACGAGACGCATCTCCCACAGAGGGCGATCGCGATCGAAGGCCTGCATCGCGAAAAGCTGCGCGGTGTCCAGCAACTCCCGCATCGAGCCCTCACCGGCCAACCGTGTCCGGCGGATGTGATAGTCGAGTTCGAAATCCGGATCGACCTCCCAACGGGGCGGTGCCATCGAGAACTGGCTCGACGCGACTCGCTCGCGGAGTCGCGGCACGATCCGTGAAGCGCGCTCGATCTTCTCGTGAAGGCGAGCTTCATCCGGCATCCTGTCGAGAACCCAGAGCGTCGTGATCGTCGATCGAAGCTGCGGATCGCGCTCGATGTGCCACATGAGCGCATCGGCGTCGCTCATTCGATTTTCAAACTGAACTTCGTCGGCCATTCAGCAGGAGCATAGAGCGCCCGCGTGGGCGTTCCTAGGCTCGCTCTCGAAGGCGCTCTTCGATCCGGTCGCACGCGACCTTCACACCGTTGCCGCCCCGCAGGCTCTCCGCGAACTCTCGGCATCTGGGTCGCAACCCCACGTCCTCCTGGACATCGCGGAGCGCCGCCACGAGCCGACCCGCGCGGAGGCGGGCCCAGGGGACGGTACGCCCCAGCCCGAGCGCCTCGATCCGGGCTCCGTGGTACGCCTGATCGAACGCGCGCGGGACCACGACCGACGGGACTCCGGCCGTCACGACCTGCGCGACCGTCCCGAAGCCCCCCGGGTGGAGGGCCACGGCACTCCAACCCAGAACGCGAGAGAGCGGAACGTACGCGAAATGGGCGTGGCACGACGAGTGGCCGGTCGGGAGGTTCGACTCCTGTCCGACGAGGAAGAGCCCACGGAGACCGAGTTCGTCAAGGGCCGACTCGACAACAGCAACGAACGACCCGGCATCCATCGCGGCGCTCGTTCCAAGCGACACCAGAACCGGCGGCGGCCCATCGTCGAGAAACGCCTGCAGCTCGGGAGGATCTCTCCAATTTCGAGGGGTATCGAAGAGCGTATAGCCCGTACAGCGTACCGACGGCGCCCAATCGGCGGGCGGTTCGCAGTACTCGGGTGGACAAAGGACGAGCACCTGCTGCGCCGAGAGGCCGGAGAGCAGAAACAGATCGCGTCCGCGGGCGAGGCCGAACTCGTCGCGAACCCTGTTCAGATCCCGATCGAACGAGAAGCGCATCGCCGCACGCGCGGCCGCCCAGGCCACTCCGTTCGCGATCCTTCCGACGGCGCCACCCATCGCGGACAGAAGCGCCCCCTGCGGTACCGTACAACGGCTCGGGATGTTCCCCGGGAAGACGGAGAGGGTGCCCCAGCGGACTCCCGTCAGCTCTGCGACCATCGGGGCTGCGAGCTGCGCGGGGTGCGTCAGAAGAAGATCGGCTCCCTCCGCCGCCGTGCGCAGATCTCGCACGACGGTCGGCAAGTGGGGCAGGATGAAGTGCTTCATCAGCGCCTGGAGCGCCGGAAACCCTCCGCGGGTGGGCTCGAAGATCTCCGGGCGGATCGCGTACTCCTCGGGCCCCAAGTGCGGGCCCGTGGGATGGAATGGGAACGCCTCGCGCTCCACCGCGGAACGAAACCACGGGTTGGCGGCGAAGAGGACCTCGTGCCCTCGATCCCGCAGCTCTCGCCCGACCGGCAAGAGCGGAAAGAGATCCCCCGCGCTGCCGATCGTGGTGAAGACCAGTCTTGCCACGGAGCTCTACTCGGAGTCCGCCAGATACTCGTCGAGGAGCGCACGCACCTCGGGTGCCATCACATACAGGCCAACGACGTTCGGAAGCGCCACGACGAAAATCAGCGCGTCCGAGAGCCGCAGAACAGCGTCGAGTTCGAGCAAACAGCCGAGAACGATAAAGCCGCAGAAGACGAGCTGAAAGGCGCGGACGGCCCAGGGCCGCTCGCCCACGAGATAGGTCCATCCCTTCAGTCCGTAGTACGACCAGCTGATCATGGTCGTGAACGCGAACAACAGCGCCGCCAGCGCCACCAGGACCGGGGACCAAGGCAGCGTGCTCGCGAACGCCGCCGATGTGATCTCGACACCCTCGAGACCCTTCTCCGCCAGGCCCGGCTCGTAAATGGTCGTCAAGATCACCAAGGCCGTGACGGTGCAGATCACGACCGTGTCGATGAACGGTTCGAGCAACGCGACGAGGCCCTCCGTCGCCGGATGATGCGTGCGGACTGCAGAGTGGGCGATGGCAGCCGAGCCGAGCCCGGCCTCGTTCGAGAAAGCCGCCCGCTGGAACCCGAGGATCATCACACCGACGACGCCACCGGCAATGCCCTCCGGCGAGAACGCCCCCGCGAAGATCGCGACTACCGCGCCGGGCAGCGCGGAGAGATTCATCGCAATTACGAGCAAACCACCGAGGAGATAGAGCGCCGCCATGAGCGGGACGAGCCGCTCGGCCACCCGCGCGATCGACCGAATGCCACCGAGGATGACCAGCCCGACCGCCGACGCGAGCAACACGCCGAACAAGCCTGCATTGTTCTCGAAGAAGCTGCTGTCCCCTCCGGTCACCACTACGAACTGCTGGTAGGCCTGATTGGACTGGAACATGTTGCCGATGCCAAGGCAGCCGATCACCATCGCGAGCGCATAGAAGCCTCCCAATGCGCGCCCGAGACCGGCGAACCCTCGCGCACTGAATCCGCGGGCCAGCGTGTACATCGGCCCGCCGGAAACGCTCCCATCCTCGTGATGGGTACGGTACTTGACTCCCAGCGTGCACTCCGCACACTTAGTCGCCATCCCGAGGAAGCCGGCAGCGATCATCCAGAAAGTCGCTCCCGGCCCTCCGAGCGACAACGCGATGGCCACACCGCCTATGTTTCCGATCCCGACCGTTCCGGAGATGGCCGTCGACAAGGCGGCGTACGCGCTGATCTCGCCGCTCTCGGATTCCTGGGAGCCCTTCCCGGCGACGATCCGCACGGCCTCCCTGAACCCTCGAAAATTGATGGCCCGCAGGTAGACGGTGAAGAACACACCAGCCGCCACCAGCCAAAGCACGATGAGCGGGACAGCGGCTCCCCCCAACTCGAACGAAACGAAGACGGCAGCGGTCAACGCGTCCGCGACCGGCCCCAGCGCCTCATCGACCCACTCGTCCAATCCCACGGTCCCGCCTTATCGCCGATGGCGGCGCGAAGACCAAACCGCGGTCGGGGCTAGTGCGGGTCGATCATGCGGCGCGAGAAGAGCCGCGAACCCGGCGCGCGGATCGGCTGGACCCGGAAACTCCACAAGCTCGTCGGTTTTCTCCTCAATCTTTGTGGACAAGTTCGAACGTCTCAAATGTCTACTCGAGGAAGCGACCCTAAATCGACGGCTCCTGTCGCGGAACACATAGGGAACGAAACGCCAGATGCTTGGGTCTAAAGAGCGGGTACGAAAGTGCCGATGATCAGCCACGGGATGGAACCACTACCGGGACCAATTCGGGCACTCGTCGTCGACGACAACCAGATGAATCGGTTGATCGCTCAGCGGCTGCTCGAGCGGCTCGGCGTCGCCGTCGAGATCGCCTGCGATGGCCGAGAGGCGCTCGACGTCCTCGGTTCGCGGTCGTTTGACGTGGTCTTCATGGACCAACACATGCCGGAGATGGACGGCATCGAGGCCACCCGCGAGATCCGCAAGCGCGAGGGTGGGTTCTGTCACACGGTGATCGTCGCCTTCACCGCCTGCCATCTCGAAGAGGACCGCCAGCGCTGCTTCGCAGCGGGGATGGACGACTTCCTGGGCAAACCCGTCCGGGCGCAGCAGTTCTCACAGATGCTCGAGCGCTGGGTCCGGGAACCCGGCACGAGCTGATCACCGCTCGAGACGACGGCACCAAATGAGACGCCCCCCCAAGATCGAACTCGGGAGGGCGTGGACTGGCCCCCGCATCCTACAGCCGTCCGGCAAGCCGGCAGCTGTGGTCGGGGAGAGCGCTTCTAAGGCTCGTTCTTCGCCTCGGAGGCGTCTTCCGGCTCGTCTACCGTAGTTTCCCCCGGAATGACTGCGTCGACGGTATCGGCGAGAACCCCGTCCGCGGCATGGAAATCCAAACCTTCCGGCCCGTCGAGTCCTTCGTCATCCTCGGCGGCTTCCGGATCGACTTCTACTCCGTCCTTTTTGCCGGCCTTTTTCTCTTCCTTTATGCGACGCTTCTGCTGCCGCGCGAGTTCCTTCTGCCTCTTCAGGAATCCTTGCCTAGATCTCTTCAAAGCACCGTCCTAACTCCGACTTTTTGCAAAACTCTGCCGGTTCCCAGTGATCCCTACCATGCATTGGCCGCTGGTGCGCCCCCCAAAGCGGAATTCAGGCCGCCGCGGCGCACGCGCGCAGGCGACTCCGAAGGTCGTCATCCTCAAGTGAGTCGACCGCACGCTTGAGCAACGCCTCCTTTCGCGTGCCGTGCCGCTCGTGCTCCGCACGGTCGCCGCGACGAAGAGCGAGATCGGCCAGTGCGCCGTGCACCTGCCACGCGCCACGCGGATACGAAATCCTCTCGGCCAATCCGAGGCCGAGTCGGAGCGCCTCCTCGGCCTCGTCCAAGCGCTCCAGCTTCGCCAGCGCATCCAGGGGTCGCCCGTCCGACGGAGTTCGGCCTCCACAGGCTCCAGGTGGCCAATCGCGCGCTCGACATCGCCGAGTTCCAGATGGTTGCGCGACAGGTTCACGTCGTGTTCACGCGCAGGCGCCTTCGTCACGTCGATCGTGTGAATGCACGCCGCGTACTCGTGCGCCCACAAGTGCGCGAGACCGGCGAGACCGAGGACCGTGCCCCGCCCCTCGGGGAGGTCGACCGCGGCAGCCGCGGCGCCTTGGAAGGCGCGCGCAGAAATTGAAAACTCGCTCATGTAGAACGCGGTCGTTCCGAGGAGCTGGTACATCTGGATGACGGTTCCGATCGAGGCCAAGTCCCCGAGTCACTCGGCGATGCCCAGCGCCTTGCTCCACTCTGCCCTGCGGGCGAAGTGATGTGCGAGTACCTCGAAGTGTTCCGCGAGCCGATCCGCGTACAGTTCTTCGATCGCCGCCCCGATCGTTCGATGAAGCGATCGGCGACGTTCCGCGAGGAGACTCGCGGGAATCAACTCGGCAAGGAACTGGAGAAACTCCTCGGACGCGGGATCCACCCAGTGCAGGTCCTCGACGACGAAGATGAGGGGGCGCGTTTCGGCCGCACGAAGGAGAATCGCCCGGAGCGCGCGGAAGAGCTCGCTGCGCCGGAGCGCATCGCGGATCCGAGCGGGCCCCTCCGCGTCGGGCGCAGACGGAGGTTCCCACAATCAATCAACCACCCCGGCCCACCCGGAAAACGAAGGGGGAAGCACAATGGAAATCAACGAAGAGAAGGTTCACGAGTTCGGAGGCAAGGCGATGGGCGACCTGGGCGCGGCCCTGACCACGTCACTGGTTGTCATCGGCGGCAAGCTCGGCCTGTACCGGGCGATGGCCTGCGGTCAGCCGACCACCTCTGACCGGCTCGCCGAGCGCACCGACAC contains:
- a CDS encoding wax ester/triacylglycerol synthase family O-acyltransferase; its protein translation is MSDADALMWHIERDPQLRSTITTLWVLDRMPDEARLHEKIERASRIVPRLRERVASSQFSMAPPRWEVDPDFELDYHIRRTRLAGEGSMRELLDTAQLFAMQAFDRDRPLWEMRLVDGLSGGRAALLMKLHHAVSDGVGLVRITTSMIERGCEPESGDIEPMPEPPPVHLMTQAERFLDALDYERRKQTNRVRRTWNALGESLAEVARDPVTAAKDLSGAVSSVGRLLQPVSAPASPLMQGRSSRWRFDTLRVPFRPAKEAANRAGGRLNDAFVAAMTGGLRLYHEAHGVSADALRMSMPINMRTKETATKAGNQFVPVRFLVPLQIKDAAERMKAIRDLVHQQRDEPALPIVDELASLLNRFPTAVTTSLFGFMMKGVDFVTSNVPGPPFDVYVCGAKVEQIYGFGPLSGAAVNMTLFSYRRDLGIAVNTDRAAVPDPDRFLECLEQGMAEVLGAE
- a CDS encoding AAA family ATPase — its product is MWEPPSAPDAEGPARIRDALRRSELFRALRAILLRAAETRPLIFVVEDLHWVDPASEEFLQFLAELIPASLLAERRRSLHRTIGAAIEELYADRLAEHFEVLAHHFARRAEWSKALGIAE
- a CDS encoding response regulator, yielding MEPLPGPIRALVVDDNQMNRLIAQRLLERLGVAVEIACDGREALDVLGSRSFDVVFMDQHMPEMDGIEATREIRKREGGFCHTVIVAFTACHLEEDRQRCFAAGMDDFLGKPVRAQQFSQMLERWVREPGTS
- a CDS encoding alanine/glycine:cation symporter family protein, translated to MGLDEWVDEALGPVADALTAAVFVSFELGGAAVPLIVLWLVAAGVFFTVYLRAINFRGFREAVRIVAGKGSQESESGEISAYAALSTAISGTVGIGNIGGVAIALSLGGPGATFWMIAAGFLGMATKCAECTLGVKYRTHHEDGSVSGGPMYTLARGFSARGFAGLGRALGGFYALAMVIGCLGIGNMFQSNQAYQQFVVVTGGDSSFFENNAGLFGVLLASAVGLVILGGIRSIARVAERLVPLMAALYLLGGLLVIAMNLSALPGAVVAIFAGAFSPEGIAGGVVGVMILGFQRAAFSNEAGLGSAAIAHSAVRTHHPATEGLVALLEPFIDTVVICTVTALVILTTIYEPGLAEKGLEGVEITSAAFASTLPWSPVLVALAALLFAFTTMISWSYYGLKGWTYLVGERPWAVRAFQLVFCGFIVLGCLLELDAVLRLSDALIFVVALPNVVGLYVMAPEVRALLDEYLADSE
- a CDS encoding MATE family efflux transporter, translated to MSRARPQPNEPPASTQGTLEAYREMWGLAWPVSVSASTVMLLMVANLFWIGHLGTEAVAAVSLTSQILFMAYGLTQIVFSGAVAVVARRTGEQNHSEAYGSSVHAIVLGALLGIIVSVAGYFAASPLISFFEIEQSVSSIAIPYLEITFTGHVFFFVSMAVSASYQGTGNTRTPMILNAVVVGLNAVIDPVLIFRPGELVLGGLDIGVAGLGAVGAAVADVIASAIGCFVFLALYASKYGPFPGEVRSRVTVRASGLWQIARIGIPASVTMLARPLSTFFLLKVIASFGTTALAGFGIAVRAFSLNFIPFAGLHASVATLVGQRLGAGNPQRARLVVRHGLVIAVLLSIGLCVLYTGIAEPLIAIFDSDPAVIAVGVPFLMIIAFGQLFIGPTIPLGAAMNGAGDTRPPMFVALAANWPVKLPLAYALAIPFGLGTSGVWIGMFVSMILEATLLALWFRRGRWMTKAV
- a CDS encoding glycosyltransferase; this encodes MARLVFTTIGSAGDLFPLLPVGRELRDRGHEVLFAANPWFRSAVEREAFPFHPTGPHLGPEEYAIRPEIFEPTRGGFPALQALMKHFILPHLPTVVRDLRTAAEGADLLLTHPAQLAAPMVAELTGVRWGTLSVFPGNIPSRCTVPQGALLSAMGGAVGRIANGVAWAAARAAMRFSFDRDLNRVRDEFGLARGRDLFLLSGLSAQQVLVLCPPEYCEPPADWAPSVRCTGYTLFDTPRNWRDPPELQAFLDDGPPPVLVSLGTSAAMDAGSFVAVVESALDELGLRGLFLVGQESNLPTGHSSCHAHFAYVPLSRVLGWSAVALHPGGFGTVAQVVTAGVPSVVVPRAFDQAYHGARIEALGLGRTVPWARLRAGRLVAALRDVQEDVGLRPRCREFAESLRGGNGVKVACDRIEERLRERA